In Dromiciops gliroides isolate mDroGli1 chromosome 4, mDroGli1.pri, whole genome shotgun sequence, one DNA window encodes the following:
- the LOC122753770 gene encoding zinc finger protein 672-like isoform X3, with amino-acid sequence MYGAGKPYKCIECNKSFRYSSVLHLHQRTHAGDCCYRCLECGEGFAQNAELRAHQRTHAGETLYICNECGKSFHQSVYLDLHQSTHTRGRPCKCHACGKRFPYRSALYCHQRHHPRERPYRCPVCGKSFRQSAYVFHYERSHSGSSALIADGFPSGPEASGDRFIVHTRPILSAPLHLEEKPYQCGECHRDFRSSSGLLKHRRVHEAGKPYKCSQCGRRFDNGEQLSSHQKQSHSQRPSGAKLEGAHKCLVCGEVFRQASELQTHQGIHRMTRMHPCSVCGKSFSKSSTLTRHQQTHTGEKPFKCPECGKCFTESATLVRHHRIHTGEKPYACPDCGRKFSESSTLMRHRRSHKGEKPHQCTTCGKSFGQRSDLIVHQRIHTGEKPFPCPECGRRFSDRSDLTKHKRTHTGEKPYRCEECGKFFTCVSNLNVHKRNHAGDKPHKCPECGKCFSVGSKLALHRKTHQGERPSECAECGKCFSHSRSLSQHQRAHARARAAAGTTTGK; translated from the exons ATGTATGGAGCAGGGAAACCCTACAAATGCATTGAGTGTAACAAGAGCTTCCGCTACAGTTCAGTGCTACACCTCCACCAGCGCACACATGCTGGAGATTGTTGCTACAGGTGCCTCGAGTGTGGTGAGGGTTTTGCACAGAATGCAGAGCTCAGGGCCCACCAGCGCACACATGCTGGTGAGACCCTCTACATCTGCAATGAGTGTGGAAAGAGCTTCCACCAGAGTGTCTATCTAGATCTGCACCAGAGTACCCATACTCGAGGCAGACCCTGCAAATGCCATGCCTGTGGGAAACGCTTTCCCTATCGTTCTGCCCTCTACTGTCACCAGCGACATCACCCTCGTGAAAGGCCTTACCGATGTCCTGTCTGTGGAAAAAGCTTCCGTCAGAGTGCCTATGTTTTCCACTATGAAAGGTCCCATAGTGGTTCAAGTGCTCTCATTGCAGATGGGTTCCCTTCAGGACCGGAGGCCAGTGGAGATAGGTTTATTGTTCATACGAGGCCTATCCTGTCTGCCCCATTGCACCTTGAGGAAAAACCCTATCAGTGTGGTGAGTGTCATCGAGATTTCCGAAGTAGCTCAGGGCTGCTGAAACATCGTCGTGTCCATGAAGCTGGAAAGCCCTATAAGTGTAGTCAATGTGGAAGGAGGTTCGACAATGGGGAACAGCTCTCTTCACACCAGAAACAAAGCCACAGTCAGAGACCTAGTGGAGCCAAGCTGGAGGGAGCCCACAAGTGCCTCGTGTGTGGCGAAGTTTTTAGGCAGGCATCAGAGCTCCAGACCCATCAGGGGATACATAGGATGACCCGAATGCACCCATGCAGTGTATGTGGAAAGAGCTTTAGTAAAAGCTCCACCCTGACACGACACCAGCAGACACACACAGGGGAAAAGCCATTCAAGTGCCCTGAGTGTGGGAAGTGCTTCACAGAGAGTGCTACCCTAGTACGACATCACCGAATTCACACAGGGGAGAAGCCTTATGCCTGCCCAGACTGTGGGCGGAAGTTCAGCGAAAGTTCCACACTCATGAGGCACCGGAGAAGCCACAAGGGGGAGAAGCCACACCAATGTACTACCTGTGGCAAAAGTTTTGGACAACGGTCAGACCTGATTGTTCACCAAAGGATTCATACTGGGGAAAAGCCCTTTCCTTGCCCAGAATGTGGCCGACGGTTCAGCGATCGCTCAGACCTCACAAAGCACAAGCGTACCCACACAGGTGAAAAGCCATACCGGTGTGAAGAGTGTGGCAAGTTCTTCACATGTGTTTCCAACTTAAATGTTCACAAGAGGAACCATGCCGGTGACAAGCCCCACAAGTGCCCAGAGTGTGGCAAGTGTTTCAGTGTTGGCTCCAAATTGGCACTGCACCGAAAGACTCACCAGGGTGAACGCCCCTCAGAGTGTGCTGAGTGTGGGAAGTGCTTTAGCCATAGCCGATCACTATCACAGCACCAGAGGGCCCATGCCCGTGCCAGGGCAGCTGCAGGAACCACCACAG gaaaataa
- the LOC122753770 gene encoding zinc finger protein 672-like isoform X2 has product MYGAGKPYKCIECNKSFRYSSVLHLHQRTHAGDCCYRCLECGEGFAQNAELRAHQRTHAGETLYICNECGKSFHQSVYLDLHQSTHTRGRPCKCHACGKRFPYRSALYCHQRHHPRERPYRCPVCGKSFRQSAYVFHYERSHSGSSALIADGFPSGPEASGDRFIVHTRPILSAPLHLEEKPYQCGECHRDFRSSSGLLKHRRVHEAGKPYKCSQCGRRFDNGEQLSSHQKQSHSQRPSGAKLEGAHKCLVCGEVFRQASELQTHQGIHRMTRMHPCSVCGKSFSKSSTLTRHQQTHTGEKPFKCPECGKCFTESATLVRHHRIHTGEKPYACPDCGRKFSESSTLMRHRRSHKGEKPHQCTTCGKSFGQRSDLIVHQRIHTGEKPFPCPECGRRFSDRSDLTKHKRTHTGEKPYRCEECGKFFTCVSNLNVHKRNHAGDKPHKCPECGKCFSVGSKLALHRKTHQGERPSECAECGKCFSHSRSLSQHQRAHARARAAAGTTTGKPQRKTIIG; this is encoded by the exons ATGTATGGAGCAGGGAAACCCTACAAATGCATTGAGTGTAACAAGAGCTTCCGCTACAGTTCAGTGCTACACCTCCACCAGCGCACACATGCTGGAGATTGTTGCTACAGGTGCCTCGAGTGTGGTGAGGGTTTTGCACAGAATGCAGAGCTCAGGGCCCACCAGCGCACACATGCTGGTGAGACCCTCTACATCTGCAATGAGTGTGGAAAGAGCTTCCACCAGAGTGTCTATCTAGATCTGCACCAGAGTACCCATACTCGAGGCAGACCCTGCAAATGCCATGCCTGTGGGAAACGCTTTCCCTATCGTTCTGCCCTCTACTGTCACCAGCGACATCACCCTCGTGAAAGGCCTTACCGATGTCCTGTCTGTGGAAAAAGCTTCCGTCAGAGTGCCTATGTTTTCCACTATGAAAGGTCCCATAGTGGTTCAAGTGCTCTCATTGCAGATGGGTTCCCTTCAGGACCGGAGGCCAGTGGAGATAGGTTTATTGTTCATACGAGGCCTATCCTGTCTGCCCCATTGCACCTTGAGGAAAAACCCTATCAGTGTGGTGAGTGTCATCGAGATTTCCGAAGTAGCTCAGGGCTGCTGAAACATCGTCGTGTCCATGAAGCTGGAAAGCCCTATAAGTGTAGTCAATGTGGAAGGAGGTTCGACAATGGGGAACAGCTCTCTTCACACCAGAAACAAAGCCACAGTCAGAGACCTAGTGGAGCCAAGCTGGAGGGAGCCCACAAGTGCCTCGTGTGTGGCGAAGTTTTTAGGCAGGCATCAGAGCTCCAGACCCATCAGGGGATACATAGGATGACCCGAATGCACCCATGCAGTGTATGTGGAAAGAGCTTTAGTAAAAGCTCCACCCTGACACGACACCAGCAGACACACACAGGGGAAAAGCCATTCAAGTGCCCTGAGTGTGGGAAGTGCTTCACAGAGAGTGCTACCCTAGTACGACATCACCGAATTCACACAGGGGAGAAGCCTTATGCCTGCCCAGACTGTGGGCGGAAGTTCAGCGAAAGTTCCACACTCATGAGGCACCGGAGAAGCCACAAGGGGGAGAAGCCACACCAATGTACTACCTGTGGCAAAAGTTTTGGACAACGGTCAGACCTGATTGTTCACCAAAGGATTCATACTGGGGAAAAGCCCTTTCCTTGCCCAGAATGTGGCCGACGGTTCAGCGATCGCTCAGACCTCACAAAGCACAAGCGTACCCACACAGGTGAAAAGCCATACCGGTGTGAAGAGTGTGGCAAGTTCTTCACATGTGTTTCCAACTTAAATGTTCACAAGAGGAACCATGCCGGTGACAAGCCCCACAAGTGCCCAGAGTGTGGCAAGTGTTTCAGTGTTGGCTCCAAATTGGCACTGCACCGAAAGACTCACCAGGGTGAACGCCCCTCAGAGTGTGCTGAGTGTGGGAAGTGCTTTAGCCATAGCCGATCACTATCACAGCACCAGAGGGCCCATGCCCGTGCCAGGGCAGCTGCAGGAACCACCACAG GGAAACCTCAGAGGAAGACTATTATTGGCTGA
- the LOC122753770 gene encoding zinc finger protein 672-like isoform X1: MYGAGKPYKCIECNKSFRYSSVLHLHQRTHAGDCCYRCLECGEGFAQNAELRAHQRTHAGETLYICNECGKSFHQSVYLDLHQSTHTRGRPCKCHACGKRFPYRSALYCHQRHHPRERPYRCPVCGKSFRQSAYVFHYERSHSGSSALIADGFPSGPEASGDRFIVHTRPILSAPLHLEEKPYQCGECHRDFRSSSGLLKHRRVHEAGKPYKCSQCGRRFDNGEQLSSHQKQSHSQRPSGAKLEGAHKCLVCGEVFRQASELQTHQGIHRMTRMHPCSVCGKSFSKSSTLTRHQQTHTGEKPFKCPECGKCFTESATLVRHHRIHTGEKPYACPDCGRKFSESSTLMRHRRSHKGEKPHQCTTCGKSFGQRSDLIVHQRIHTGEKPFPCPECGRRFSDRSDLTKHKRTHTGEKPYRCEECGKFFTCVSNLNVHKRNHAGDKPHKCPECGKCFSVGSKLALHRKTHQGERPSECAECGKCFSHSRSLSQHQRAHARARAAAGTTTVPIRKGNILDLSLRNEPEQEVAVSELPWHYRMQGLWT, from the coding sequence ATGTATGGAGCAGGGAAACCCTACAAATGCATTGAGTGTAACAAGAGCTTCCGCTACAGTTCAGTGCTACACCTCCACCAGCGCACACATGCTGGAGATTGTTGCTACAGGTGCCTCGAGTGTGGTGAGGGTTTTGCACAGAATGCAGAGCTCAGGGCCCACCAGCGCACACATGCTGGTGAGACCCTCTACATCTGCAATGAGTGTGGAAAGAGCTTCCACCAGAGTGTCTATCTAGATCTGCACCAGAGTACCCATACTCGAGGCAGACCCTGCAAATGCCATGCCTGTGGGAAACGCTTTCCCTATCGTTCTGCCCTCTACTGTCACCAGCGACATCACCCTCGTGAAAGGCCTTACCGATGTCCTGTCTGTGGAAAAAGCTTCCGTCAGAGTGCCTATGTTTTCCACTATGAAAGGTCCCATAGTGGTTCAAGTGCTCTCATTGCAGATGGGTTCCCTTCAGGACCGGAGGCCAGTGGAGATAGGTTTATTGTTCATACGAGGCCTATCCTGTCTGCCCCATTGCACCTTGAGGAAAAACCCTATCAGTGTGGTGAGTGTCATCGAGATTTCCGAAGTAGCTCAGGGCTGCTGAAACATCGTCGTGTCCATGAAGCTGGAAAGCCCTATAAGTGTAGTCAATGTGGAAGGAGGTTCGACAATGGGGAACAGCTCTCTTCACACCAGAAACAAAGCCACAGTCAGAGACCTAGTGGAGCCAAGCTGGAGGGAGCCCACAAGTGCCTCGTGTGTGGCGAAGTTTTTAGGCAGGCATCAGAGCTCCAGACCCATCAGGGGATACATAGGATGACCCGAATGCACCCATGCAGTGTATGTGGAAAGAGCTTTAGTAAAAGCTCCACCCTGACACGACACCAGCAGACACACACAGGGGAAAAGCCATTCAAGTGCCCTGAGTGTGGGAAGTGCTTCACAGAGAGTGCTACCCTAGTACGACATCACCGAATTCACACAGGGGAGAAGCCTTATGCCTGCCCAGACTGTGGGCGGAAGTTCAGCGAAAGTTCCACACTCATGAGGCACCGGAGAAGCCACAAGGGGGAGAAGCCACACCAATGTACTACCTGTGGCAAAAGTTTTGGACAACGGTCAGACCTGATTGTTCACCAAAGGATTCATACTGGGGAAAAGCCCTTTCCTTGCCCAGAATGTGGCCGACGGTTCAGCGATCGCTCAGACCTCACAAAGCACAAGCGTACCCACACAGGTGAAAAGCCATACCGGTGTGAAGAGTGTGGCAAGTTCTTCACATGTGTTTCCAACTTAAATGTTCACAAGAGGAACCATGCCGGTGACAAGCCCCACAAGTGCCCAGAGTGTGGCAAGTGTTTCAGTGTTGGCTCCAAATTGGCACTGCACCGAAAGACTCACCAGGGTGAACGCCCCTCAGAGTGTGCTGAGTGTGGGAAGTGCTTTAGCCATAGCCGATCACTATCACAGCACCAGAGGGCCCATGCCCGTGCCAGGGCAGCTGCAGGAACCACCACAG